The genomic interval tatagatatagatatagatatagatatagatatagatatagatatagatatagatatagatatagatatagatatagatatagatatagatatagatatagatatagatatagatatagatatagatatagatatagatatagatatagatatagatatagatatagatatagatatagatatagatatagatatagatatagatatagatatagatatagatatagatatagatatatatatatatatatagatatagatatagatatagatatagatatagattagatatagatatagatatagatatagatatagatatagatatagatatagatatagatatagatatagatatagatatagatatagatatagatatagatatagatatagatatagatatagataaagAAATGTATacaactttttcaattttaagtttcattatgaattttaaaataaatgtaggAACGGTTCATCGACAACTGAGCTTTCGATTGATAACCTTGACTGTAAATGCAGTTACacttaaaaattgttatcTGTGTTGTTCATTATTGTTAGTGGCCACTGACGGCAGCAAGAACGGTGGGAAATATAGGAACTCATTCTTGGTAACGTTTCTGAGTCATGCGAAGGTACTTCTTTGATTTTTACCTTTGTAAGGTTGTACTGGCACTGTCGCGCATTTGGGTAGAAAATCAAAAACGACGAAAACTTCACATGAGACACATTTGGGTTTTTGACTTTTGATTTTAAGTTTCTACGGAAAACATTGAACTACAACACTTGCGTAAGATTCTGAACGCCCGATACCTAGggaacttaaataaatagcacTGTTGGGAATATATTCcaaatttgtttattcataaaaaatataaaaagaaatagttAAAGCTAATGTGTGGCAAGTGTGCAAAGCTATCGGTGTACCCAATCTGTACTTCTTATCTTTCCATTTGTTTCAATTTGCAATCATGTGAATTGAGAAGCTGTGTAGggcttttgtgttttgtttatcatGACTGACTGCTtaggaatatatatgtgtagtCGCCAATGCTCCCACCAGCAATTGGAACTGAAGCATCATGGGCAGAACAATAAGAATATTAAGCCTGCTTTTGCTGGCACTGACTGTTAGTATATATTTGATAAAGTGCTTTATACAGTTTCCTAACCATCCTCCTTAAAGCGTGGACATGCTGAAGACACCAGCACCACTGAGACCCATACGGAAACGAAGACCACAGAATATGGACCAATTAGCATGGTGATTGACCAGCTTGCGGACATGGCAGTGGACGTCAGTGACGAGACCTCCTCACAACTGCAGGCGAATATAGAGCGCACATTGATGGACATTACGGACAATATTGATGCAATGACCACCAATGCCATGGCAGAGATGAGCATTGCCATTGATGACACGAATCAGCTGCTGATGGCCAATCCCAGCTGCAATGCCGCCTGGAATATGCAGGAGTTTACAATCAATGTGACAGATCAGCTCAGAGCCTGCACAATGCGGCTGAGCGGCATGATAGGAGCCTATCGCGACGATGGCCAACAGGTGCTGTCCAATGTGCAGAGCTTTGTACAGCAAATGGCTCAGCTGCCAATACTCTGCCAGAACCAGGCAATGGGCGCGGCACTAGCGCCCTTGGGTCTTAGCTTTgataacagcaacagttgctttTTGCGTGGTATGACTGCCATCAATCAAGGACTAGCTGAGGCCATGCACAATGCTTCCCTGCTGCTGGTGCGCACGCGCCGCCTCTCCCAGGAGCAAGGAGCTCGGTCGCAGCAATGCAGCGATGCGGTTGTTGCCCAGGTCGTTGAGTACCTGCGCGTTCAGCGCGCCAATTGTAGCTAAGCAGGACTCAAATTATGCATAAGAGATCACTTTTGGTTGTAACATACGCAAATATAAACGACAATTTATGCACCCAAAGGATACACACGAACAGGATGCATTGCGCTCATTGCTTATGCATGCGTATAAGTCGGCGGAAAAGGAATTGTAATCGAGCAGCATTGACATTTATTTGACAagtttttgattgattttacaGCTGCTCATTCTGCATAAAATTCACCTATTTATTGGCCTAATCGCAAGTTCACTTTTCAAATTCGCTtgcatataatttgtatatgtaaataccgcctctctctctctctctctctctctctctctctggttCTTGCCAATTGGTTAATTGGCTTTGCC from Drosophila virilis strain 15010-1051.87 chromosome 2, Dvir_AGI_RSII-ME, whole genome shotgun sequence carries:
- the LOC6632788 gene encoding uncharacterized protein encodes the protein MGRTIRILSLLLLALTRGHAEDTSTTETHTETKTTEYGPISMVIDQLADMAVDVSDETSSQLQANIERTLMDITDNIDAMTTNAMAEMSIAIDDTNQLLMANPSCNAAWNMQEFTINVTDQLRACTMRLSGMIGAYRDDGQQVLSNVQSFVQQMAQLPILCQNQAMGAALAPLGLSFDNSNSCFLRGMTAINQGLAEAMHNASLLLVRTRRLSQEQGARSQQCSDAVVAQVVEYLRVQRANCS